The following proteins are co-located in the Pyxicephalus adspersus chromosome Z, UCB_Pads_2.0, whole genome shotgun sequence genome:
- the FAM163B gene encoding protein FAM163B, which produces MTAGTVVITGGILATVILLCIIAVLCYCRLQYYCCKKEDSEEDEEEPDFAVHSRFPPVHCNRNVVLANGPSLYASPYNKKQQHCRSVCQGCSHNEPPAFLLHPPEEVRNGGDRITYKTISQEEIELPVNLSNLQVLNPNRLSAMREAFSRSRSISTDV; this is translated from the exons ATGACAGCCGGGACTGTGGTCATCACCGGTGGTATATTAGCAACTGTCATCCTTCTCTGTATTATAGCCGTTCTCTGCTACTGCAGACTACAG TATTACTGCTGCAAGAAGGAGGACTCggaagaggatgaggaagagCCAGATTTTGCTGTTCATTCTCGCTTCCCACCGGTGCACTGCAACCGAAACGTAGTCCTGGCCAATGGCCCCTCTCTCTACGCCTCACCCTACAACAAGAAGCAACAGCACTGCCGAAGTGTATGCCAAGGCTGTTCACACAATGAGCCACCTGCCTTTCTCCTGCACCCGCCGGAGGAGGTCCGAAATGGAGGTGATCGCATCACCTATAAGACCATCAGCCAGGAAGAGATTGAACTACCAGTTAACTTGAGCAATTTGCAGGTACTTAATCCCAACCGCCTCTCTGCCATGAGGGAGGCCTTTTCCCGCAGCCGCAGTATCAGTACTGATGTCTGA